The genomic region CTTGTATTGCTGTTTTGCGGAATATGTATTGGTTCTATTTGTGGATAGTGGCTATAAAAAAAGCCTCGAACAACTTGTCCGAGGCTTTTCTGTGTCTAAATGAGTCAATTATTGCCTTTTAGCAAACTCTGACTTTGCTTTTTCAAGCATCTCAATAAAACTGTCAATGTTTTCATTGAAAGGGTAAGGCTCAACTAGTGGTTTTTCGTTGTGGTCAATAACCATGTAGTATGGAAGTCCATTTATGCGAAATTTTCCAACCTGGATGTCTTTATTTTTTTCGCCAAGGGTTGTTTTTTTCTTTCCGTCAAATGTTGATGTGAACCATTCTGTTTCAGGGATTTCAGTCTTGTCGTTTGTGTAGAGTTCAACGATAACGAAATCCTCCGTTAGAATTTTAAGAATTCGTGGGTCAGAAATTACGTTGGCATCCATTAATTTACAGTTGGCACAGAAGTGTCCTGCAAAATCAATGAAAAGAGGCTTGTTCTGTTTCTTTGCGCAGGCAAGTGCTTGGTCGTAGTCAAAGTAGCCCGCAAGATTGTTAGCGATGTGCAACTTGTCGGCATACATTGGTGCGTCGCAAAGAGTTGCTGGAATAGCGCTTGGTGAAGTTTGGCTTGCCAATACAGACCTGTTTTCGCTCTCAGTTGGTAAGAAACCCGAAATCATTTTAAGCGGAGCGCCGGTAAGGCCCGGTATCATATAGGCTACAAACGCAAAAGAGAAAATAGCCATGAGCAATCTACCATATCCAACATGCTTTAGGTCGCTATCAAACTTAAACTTGATTTTTCCTAAAAGGTATAGCCCAAGTAAAGAGAAAATGGCAATCCAAAGGCTAATGAAAACTTCCCTACTTAGGAATGTCAATCCGAAGCTGTCGTTTAATACTAATATGAATTTGAGTGAGAAGGCTAATAGGATAAAACCCATAACCACCTTTACCGAGTTGAGCCAACCGCCTGATTTTGGTAGGTTTTTCATAAGTGAAGGGAATGCTGCCAGTAGCACAAAAGGGAGGGCGAATGCCGCTGAAAAACTAAACATCCCAACTACAGGGCGAATGGCTACTCCACCCGCTGATTCAATGAGAAGTGCACCAACAAATGGCCCAACGCACGATAAGCTAACAATTACAGTTGTTAGGCCTAGGAAGAATGCACCAATAAGACCACCTTTTTCTGCTTTGCTATCAGTTTTTGAGGCCATCCAGCTTGGTAGTACGATTTCAAACACACCAAATAGGGAGGCTGCAAATGCTATAAATAGCGCACCAAATATAAGGTTAGTGCTCCAATGCGATATGATCTTATCGGTAAAGTCGGCACCAACACCTGGGAGGGATACTACAACGCCAAGCATGGTGTATACAAATATTATTGAGAGACCGAAAACTAATGCTTGTGTAATTGCACCAAAGCGCGTTGATTTGTTGCTCATGAAGAACGAAACGGTCATAGGAATCATTGGGAAAACGCAGGGAGTTAGCAGTGCTCCAAGGCCTGCAAGAATCGCAATAATAATAAAGGCCCCCATGGATTTTTGCTCTTTTTCTGGAGCGGCAACTTCAGCCAACTTGGCGTTTGATTGTTCTTCAATGGGGGCGATAACTGTTGTATTGGTTGTGTCAGTTGATGTTGCAACTGCAACAATACCTGCTTTAGGTTCAGGGATTGCAATTGCGAAGTCGGCTTCATTAAACGCGCAAGTGCCCTCTTTGCAGGTTTGATATTCTATTATACCCTTAACAGTTTTAGCTCCAAGGGGCTGTATCTTTTGTGTAAACTCAACCTTTCCGCCGAAATACCTAACTTTTATCTTGAAAACGTCGTCGAACTCCTCAATGGGAGCAGGCTTAAAACTCATTTTTCCCACAAGTTTGTAGCCTTTGTCTTCCGTATAGTTGAATGCGGTAGATTGAGGACCACCTTCGGGCAGATCGATGCTATACATGTGCCATGCTTTATCGATTACTGCTTTAAAATGCAGTAAGACTTCACCGTTATCTATAGCTTCGGCGGAGAATGTCCACTTTACCGTTTTTTCTTCCTGTGCGTATGTGCCTTGATTTATAAGGCATGCGCCAAGAAACGTAAGTATAAATGCAATTCTATTCATATCTGAATGATTGATTTTGTTCGGACGTAAATGTAATAAAAAACCGAGCTTTAGGGGCTCGGTTTTCAAATTATTACAGTTAGTAGGTAAGTTCATCTCCGTGGCGATCGAAGATATGGTATTCCATAAATGTGTAGGCCATTGTTGGCTTTACCCTCAGTATGCAATGGTATTTAAATGACCATTGCAACTTTTTGGAAAACATACCTTTGTTTAAATACCCAGCCACAAACGGGTGAACTTTTAATGTAAGGATCGTCTGCTTCTTTTCTCTCGATAGGTATGCAATTTGAGTTTCTAACTCATTGTCGAACAAAATGCTTGGGCCAATTTCGCCGGTTCCGTTGCAGGTTGGGCATTTTTCATTGGTGTGAATGTGCATTTCTGGACGAACACGTTGCCGTGTTATTTGCATTAATCCAAATTTCGAGAGAGGAAGAATGTTGTGCTTTGCCCGGTCTTTAGTCATGTCTTCGCGCATTCTATCGAAGAGCATTTGCTTATTATCCGGGTTATGCATGTCGATAAAATCGACAACGATAATCCCCCCCATATCCCTTAGCCTCAGCTGTCGGGCAATCTCATCGGCGGCGGCAAGGTTTACATCCAGAGCGTTTGATTCTTGGTCGCTGGAGGCCTTGCTTCTATTTCCGCTATTAACGTCAATTACGTGTAATGCTTCGGTGTGCTCAATAATTAGATAGGCTCCGCTCTTGAATGAGACGGTTTTCCCAAATAGTGCCTTTATTTGTTTTTCGATGCCAAATTGCTCGAAAATAGGCACTCCTCCCGTATATAACTTTACAATCTTCTCCTTTTCAGGTGCAATGGTGGCGATATAGCTGCGGATGTCGTGGAAGATAGCTTCATCGTTA from Williamwhitmania taraxaci harbors:
- a CDS encoding protein-disulfide reductase DsbD family protein, which codes for MNRIAFILTFLGACLINQGTYAQEEKTVKWTFSAEAIDNGEVLLHFKAVIDKAWHMYSIDLPEGGPQSTAFNYTEDKGYKLVGKMSFKPAPIEEFDDVFKIKVRYFGGKVEFTQKIQPLGAKTVKGIIEYQTCKEGTCAFNEADFAIAIPEPKAGIVAVATSTDTTNTTVIAPIEEQSNAKLAEVAAPEKEQKSMGAFIIIAILAGLGALLTPCVFPMIPMTVSFFMSNKSTRFGAITQALVFGLSIIFVYTMLGVVVSLPGVGADFTDKIISHWSTNLIFGALFIAFAASLFGVFEIVLPSWMASKTDSKAEKGGLIGAFFLGLTTVIVSLSCVGPFVGALLIESAGGVAIRPVVGMFSFSAAFALPFVLLAAFPSLMKNLPKSGGWLNSVKVVMGFILLAFSLKFILVLNDSFGLTFLSREVFISLWIAIFSLLGLYLLGKIKFKFDSDLKHVGYGRLLMAIFSFAFVAYMIPGLTGAPLKMISGFLPTESENRSVLASQTSPSAIPATLCDAPMYADKLHIANNLAGYFDYDQALACAKKQNKPLFIDFAGHFCANCKLMDANVISDPRILKILTEDFVIVELYTNDKTEIPETEWFTSTFDGKKKTTLGEKNKDIQVGKFRINGLPYYMVIDHNEKPLVEPYPFNENIDSFIEMLEKAKSEFAKRQ
- a CDS encoding Rne/Rng family ribonuclease, which encodes MSNDLILNVTPSEIAIALLEEKQLLELNKEKSNLQFSVGDIYLGKVKKIMPGLNAAFVDVGYEKDAFLHYLDLGPQFKTLCKYVNVHVSRKGKPVGIASFKAEQDLDKNGKITDVLTSGQVVMVQIAKEPISTKGPRLGSEISIAGRNMVLIPFSNKISISQKISSNEEKKRLKRLMQSIIPEGFGVIMRTAAEGKKVAVLDAELQGLIKKWESAFEKFRSITIPSLLVSEIDRTSAILRDLLTVSFSNIWINDEAIFHDIRSYIATIAPEKEKIVKLYTGGVPIFEQFGIEKQIKALFGKTVSFKSGAYLIIEHTEALHVIDVNSGNRSKASSDQESNALDVNLAAADEIARQLRLRDMGGIIVVDFIDMHNPDNKQMLFDRMREDMTKDRAKHNILPLSKFGLMQITRQRVRPEMHIHTNEKCPTCNGTGEIGPSILFDNELETQIAYLSREKKQTILTLKVHPFVAGYLNKGMFSKKLQWSFKYHCILRVKPTMAYTFMEYHIFDRHGDELTY